The genome window CGGCCGCGGTGGCCTCGGCGGCACGCACGGCGGCCCGGTCGCCCAGCGGCGCGGCCTCGTCGCGCACGCCCGCCGCGGCGGCGCGCGCGGCGCCCTCACGGCCCATCTCCTCGGCGCTCGCGAGGACGGCGAGCACCGCGCTCGAGTCGGACGCCAGCGCCGTCGTCAGGCGCAGCGGGCGGTCGGTCGGGAGGTTGAGCAGGCGGCGCAGCTCGAGGTACGCGAGCTCGCGATCGTTGCGCGCCTGGATGACGAGCGCCTCGAGGTTCGCGCGCTCGACGCGCGCGCGCAGCACGTCGTAGCGCGCCGCGCGGCCGCCGCGCTCCAGCTGCTCGATCTGCCCCACGCGCTCCGCGGACAGCGCGAGGTTGCGCTCCTGGATCGCGACCAGCTGGTCGGCCGCCTGCGCGCCGAGGTACGCGCGCTGGACGGCGACGGTGAGCGTGGCGCGCACCTCGTCGAGGTCGAAGCGGCTGGCCGCGCGTGCGCGCGACGCGGCCTGCAGCCCGCCGACGATGCGGCCGCCCTGGAAGAGCGACTGCGACAGGACGGCGTTGCCCTGGTAGGTGTAGGCCTGGCCGAACACCGAGCCGACGATGGTCGCGCGGGCGTTCTCGAGGACCTGCTGGTAGTTGCCGGTGGCGCGCAGCTGCGGCAGCGCGGACGAGCGCGCGATGGCGACCTGCGCGTCGGTGGCGTCGACCGAGGCCTCGGCCTGGCGCACCTCGTCGCCGAGGCGCAGCCCGCGCGCGACGGCGTCGGCGAGCGACAGCGCGATGGCGTCGGTGCGGGTGGAGTCGCCCGCGGCGGCCGTGACGGCGGCGCGGGGCACGGGAGTGGCGGGCGGCTGCGCGCCGAGGACGGGCGCCGCGAGAATGGACAGCGTCTGGGCGGCGCGCAGGGCGCGCGCGACCCGGGAATACGGGGGCTTCATGGCCCCGGATATACGCTGTCTGAGGGGGGTTCGTTGCCTGGGAACGTCCGGAAATGGCCAGGGCGGACAGCGGAGGACGGAACGGCGGAGAACGGTGAAGCGGAGGACGGAAAGGCGTGAAACGGAGAGGCGGACCCTTCGAGCTTGAAGCGTCAAGCTCGAAGGGTCCGCCTCATCGTTTCACGCTTCATCGTCTTCCGCCCGTCCGTCCTCCGCCGTTCCGTCCTCCGCTTCAACGCGCCCTAGCGAGCTTCGGCCAGGCCGAACGCCGCCCCCGTCCGCCGCGCGACGCTCCGCGCCGCGTCCAACAGCTGTCCATAGGCGGCGTCCTCGAGCGAGAGGGCGGTGGGGCCCGCGTCGGGGGCGTGGGCCTCGCCGCCCACCACCGAGCGCCACCGCGACACGTGCCCGAAGCCCAGGGCGTGCAGCAACTCGTGGCCGACGACGTGGCGGTCGCGGAGGAGGGCCGGCGTCCGCACCTCGACCAGCGCGTCGCTGATCTCGCCGTCGCCGTTCCACGACACCGTCGCGAAGCCTGCGGCGTGGAGGTTGG of Roseisolibacter agri contains these proteins:
- a CDS encoding TolC family protein; its protein translation is MKPPYSRVARALRAAQTLSILAAPVLGAQPPATPVPRAAVTAAAGDSTRTDAIALSLADAVARGLRLGDEVRQAEASVDATDAQVAIARSSALPQLRATGNYQQVLENARATIVGSVFGQAYTYQGNAVLSQSLFQGGRIVGGLQAASRARAASRFDLDEVRATLTVAVQRAYLGAQAADQLVAIQERNLALSAERVGQIEQLERGGRAARYDVLRARVERANLEALVIQARNDRELAYLELRRLLNLPTDRPLRLTTALASDSSAVLAVLASAEEMGREGAARAAAAGVRDEAAPLGDRAAVRAAEATAAARRAGIRVARADFLPTVGVSFTTGVLALPTSAGFPTRLGRSGPEYCPEGSPATRICQNNGFFADRSFRVDVSWPLFDGLRAKGNLDLAQAQARTAELQLAQVRERVAVEAAQARAGVERARALYAAQRANAADADEAFRLATLRFQRGLGTQLEVSDAQLALLTAQTNALRATYDVYLAAAEQARALGRPIPIP